From one Bacillus sp. FJAT-42376 genomic stretch:
- a CDS encoding MaoC/PaaZ C-terminal domain-containing protein gives MVLGKKRKLGRPIEEIKAGEKLTLSEKMEDKDLLLYLGLTNDANPLYIQHDYASQTPFKKPIVPAVMLSGFVTSAISKYFPGPGSHVTKQQLDFHLPVYHYENVKFFFEVKDSNLDAGRILVSVEGFNEKESLALSGTLEVIPPAYSNSDHGQAFENF, from the coding sequence ATGGTTTTAGGCAAAAAAAGAAAGCTTGGCAGACCGATTGAAGAAATTAAAGCAGGGGAAAAGCTGACTTTAAGTGAAAAAATGGAAGACAAAGATCTCCTTCTGTATCTGGGGCTTACCAATGATGCCAATCCGCTCTATATCCAGCATGATTATGCTTCACAGACGCCCTTTAAAAAGCCGATTGTTCCGGCCGTTATGCTCTCCGGTTTTGTAACATCCGCTATTTCAAAATATTTTCCCGGACCAGGCAGTCATGTTACAAAGCAGCAGCTCGATTTTCACTTGCCTGTCTATCATTATGAAAACGTGAAGTTTTTCTTCGAGGTGAAGGATTCTAATCTGGATGCAGGAAGAATTCTTGTATCGGTCGAAGGCTTCAATGAAAAAGAAAGTCTTGCATTATCGGGGACGCTGGAAGTTATTCCTCCTGCCTATTCCAATTCGGATCATGGACAAGCTTTTGAAAATTTTTAA
- the icd gene encoding NADP-dependent isocitrate dehydrogenase — protein MTNGEKITVSNGVLNVPDQPIIPYIEGDGIGPDIWASASRVMEAAVEKAYNGEKKIVWKEVLAGEKAFNATGSWLPEETLDAIREYMIAIKGPLTTPVGGGIRSLNVALRQELDLFTCLRPVRYFNGVPSPVKRPEDTDMVIFRENTEDIYAGIEYANGSDEVKKLISFLQNEMGVNKIRFPETSGIGIKPVSQEGTSRLVRAAIQYALDQGRKSVTLVHKGNIMKYTEGAFKNWGYELAEKEFGDKVFTWAEYDRIVEKEGKDAANTAQSEAEAAGKIIVKDSIADIFLQQILTRPSEFDVVATMNLNGDYISDALAAQVGGIGIAPGANINYETGHAIFEATHGTAPKYAGLDKVNPSSVLLSGVLMLEHLGWNEAADLVIKSVEKTIASKVVTYDFARLMDGATEVKCSQFGDELIKNMG, from the coding sequence ATGACAAACGGTGAAAAAATTACAGTATCTAATGGTGTATTGAACGTACCTGATCAGCCGATTATCCCTTACATTGAAGGAGACGGAATTGGTCCGGACATCTGGGCATCTGCATCCCGCGTAATGGAAGCAGCTGTGGAAAAAGCATACAACGGCGAAAAGAAAATCGTCTGGAAGGAAGTACTGGCAGGGGAAAAAGCATTTAATGCTACAGGCAGCTGGCTTCCGGAAGAAACACTTGATGCCATCCGTGAATACATGATTGCTATTAAAGGACCGCTTACAACTCCGGTTGGAGGAGGAATCCGTTCTCTTAACGTTGCTCTTCGCCAGGAGCTTGATCTTTTCACGTGCCTAAGACCCGTACGCTATTTCAACGGTGTGCCTTCTCCGGTTAAACGCCCTGAAGATACGGATATGGTGATTTTCCGTGAAAATACGGAAGATATCTATGCAGGGATTGAATATGCAAACGGTTCTGATGAAGTGAAAAAATTGATTTCTTTCCTGCAAAATGAGATGGGTGTAAATAAAATCCGTTTCCCTGAAACTTCAGGAATTGGAATTAAGCCTGTTTCCCAAGAGGGTACTTCCCGTCTGGTGCGCGCTGCCATCCAGTATGCTTTGGACCAGGGACGCAAATCTGTAACTCTTGTACACAAAGGAAACATTATGAAGTACACAGAAGGCGCATTTAAAAACTGGGGCTATGAATTGGCAGAAAAAGAATTCGGCGATAAAGTATTCACTTGGGCTGAATATGATAGAATTGTAGAAAAAGAAGGCAAGGATGCTGCGAATACAGCTCAAAGCGAAGCAGAGGCGGCAGGCAAAATTATTGTGAAGGATTCCATCGCGGATATTTTCCTTCAGCAAATTCTTACTCGTCCAAGCGAATTTGATGTCGTTGCAACGATGAACCTGAATGGAGATTATATCTCTGATGCACTTGCTGCACAGGTGGGAGGAATCGGTATTGCTCCTGGAGCCAACATCAACTACGAAACTGGACATGCAATTTTCGAAGCTACACATGGAACAGCACCAAAATATGCAGGCCTGGATAAAGTGAATCCTTCATCCGTTCTTCTTTCAGGAGTGCTTATGCTTGAACACCTTGGCTGGAACGAAGCAGCGGATCTTGTGATCAAATCTGTTGAAAAAACCATCGCTTCTAAAGTTGTGACATATGACTTTGCCCGCCTTATGGATGGTGCCACTGAAGTGAAATGTTCTCAATTTGGAGACGAGCTCATTAAAAACATGGGGTAA
- a CDS encoding response regulator transcription factor: MSKKILVVDDEHSILTLLQYNLEQSGYEVMTAMDGSEALHKGLTESPDLMVLDLMLPKMDGIEVCKQLRQQKVMVPILMLTAKDDEFDKVLGLELGADDYMTKPFSPREVVARIKAILRRTQFLTETETKEEPESSEKIRIGDLKILPEHYEAYYSQERLELTPKEFELLVYLARHKGRVLTRDQLLSAVWNYDFAGDTRIVDVHISHLREKIERNTKKPLYIKTIRGLGYKLEEPKADE; this comes from the coding sequence ATGAGTAAGAAGATTCTAGTAGTGGATGACGAACATTCCATTTTAACTTTACTTCAATATAATCTTGAACAATCGGGCTATGAAGTTATGACGGCCATGGATGGCAGTGAAGCCCTTCATAAAGGTCTGACGGAATCTCCGGACTTAATGGTGCTTGACTTGATGCTTCCTAAAATGGATGGCATTGAAGTGTGCAAGCAGCTCCGTCAGCAAAAAGTGATGGTGCCGATTTTGATGCTGACTGCCAAAGATGATGAATTTGATAAAGTTCTGGGTCTTGAGCTTGGTGCCGATGATTATATGACGAAACCTTTCAGCCCGAGAGAAGTTGTAGCGAGAATCAAGGCCATTTTAAGGAGGACCCAATTTTTAACGGAGACTGAGACGAAGGAAGAACCTGAATCCTCGGAGAAAATCAGGATTGGCGATCTTAAAATTCTTCCGGAGCACTATGAGGCCTACTATAGCCAGGAGCGTTTAGAACTTACACCGAAGGAATTTGAACTTCTTGTTTATCTTGCCCGCCATAAAGGCAGGGTTTTAACAAGGGATCAGCTCCTCAGTGCGGTATGGAACTATGATTTTGCCGGTGATACACGGATTGTAGATGTACATATAAGCCATCTAAGAGAAAAGATTGAACGAAATACGAAGAAACCTCTTTATATTAAAACGATTCGGGGACTTGGGTATAAGCTTGAGGAGCCAAAGGCGGATGAATAA
- the mdh gene encoding malate dehydrogenase: MGKMNKRKKISVIGAGFTGATTAFLLAAKELGDVVLVDIPQMENPTKGKALDMLEASPVMGFDANITGTSSYEDTADSDVVVITAGIARKPGMSRDDLVATNEKIMRSVTKEIAKYSPECTIIVLTNPVDAMTYAVFTESGFPKNRVIGQSGVLDTARFRTFVAQELKLSVKDVTGFVLGGHGDDMVPLVRYSYAGGIPLETLLSKDRLDAIVERTRKGGGEIVNLLGNGSAYYAPAASLVEMTEAIVKDQRRVIPAIAYLEGEYGYDGIYLGVPAVLGKNGLEKIIELELTEEEKAALNKSAESVKNVMKVLAD; this comes from the coding sequence ATGGGTAAAATGAACAAACGCAAAAAGATTTCCGTCATCGGAGCAGGCTTTACCGGGGCAACAACGGCTTTCCTTCTTGCCGCCAAAGAACTGGGTGATGTTGTCTTAGTAGATATTCCGCAGATGGAAAACCCTACAAAAGGGAAGGCTCTTGATATGCTCGAAGCGAGCCCGGTCATGGGATTTGATGCAAATATTACGGGAACATCCAGCTATGAAGATACGGCAGACTCTGATGTAGTTGTCATTACTGCAGGAATTGCAAGAAAACCCGGTATGAGCAGAGATGATCTCGTTGCCACAAACGAAAAGATTATGAGAAGCGTGACAAAGGAAATTGCGAAATATTCTCCGGAGTGTACGATTATTGTGTTAACGAACCCTGTTGATGCTATGACATATGCGGTATTTACAGAATCCGGTTTTCCTAAAAACCGGGTAATCGGGCAATCCGGCGTTTTGGATACAGCTCGTTTCCGGACATTTGTAGCACAGGAGCTGAAGCTCTCAGTTAAGGATGTAACAGGATTTGTTCTTGGAGGCCATGGAGATGATATGGTTCCGCTTGTAAGGTACTCTTATGCGGGGGGCATTCCGCTCGAAACACTCCTTTCCAAAGACCGTTTGGATGCAATCGTGGAAAGAACGCGCAAGGGCGGGGGAGAGATTGTCAATCTTTTAGGGAACGGCAGCGCTTATTACGCTCCGGCAGCTTCCCTTGTTGAAATGACAGAGGCAATTGTAAAAGACCAGCGCCGTGTAATCCCCGCTATTGCCTATCTGGAAGGCGAATATGGCTATGATGGAATTTATCTTGGGGTTCCGGCAGTCCTAGGCAAGAACGGATTAGAGAAAATTATCGAGCTGGAACTGACAGAAGAAGAAAAGGCAGCCCTGAACAAATCGGCTGAATCGGTTAAAAACGTGATGAAAGTTTTAGCAGATTAA